GGAGTTGAATACCAGATTCCCCAGGATTGTTGTGACGACCTATTGGGCGTGCTCGAACTTTCCTTCAAGCACGGCCGCACCCACTGGAAACACGGCGGCATTGTCGGTGTCTTCGGTTACGGCGGCGGTGTCATCGGCCGGTACTGCGACCAGCCCCAAATGTTTCCGGGTGTTGCCCATTTTCATACCATGCGTGTGTCCCAGCCTGCCGGAAAATTTTATACCACCAAATACCTTGGAGAAATTTGCGATCTTTGGGAACGCCGGGGAAGCGGCCTTACCAACATGCATGGTTCAACAGGAGATATTATCTTCCTCGGCACCACAACCCCGCAACTGGAAGAGATCTTCTGGGAATTGGGACATAACCTGAATCAGGATCTGGGCGGTTCCGGGTCAAACCTGAGGACACCGTCGGACTGTGTCGGCCAGGCCCGCTGTGAATGGGCCTGTTTTGACACCCAGGCTATCTGCCATGATCTCACTGTGGAATATCAGGATGAGCTTCATCGACCGGCATTTCCGTATAAGTTTAAATTTAAATTCGACGGGTGCTCCAACTGTTGCGTTGCGTCCATTGCACGGGCGGACCTGGCGTTTGTCGGTACCTGGCGTGATGATATCAAAATCGATCAGGAAGCGGTTGCAGCCTATGTGGCTGGCGATCTGGCGCCCAACGGCGGAGCGCATGCCGGCCGCGACTGGGGACCGTTCGACATTCAGAAAGAAGTAATCGATCTTTGTCCCACCCGATGCATGCGCTATGAAGACGGCAAGTTGACAATAAACACTCCGGAGTGTTATCGATGTATGCACTGCCTCAACGTCATGCCCAGAGCATTGAGAATAGGTGATGACCGGGGTTGTTCAATCTTTGCCGGAGCCAAGGCCCCGATTCTTGACGGCGCACAAATGGGATCTCTTATCGTTCCGTTTATTAAGGTGGAAGAACCTTACGATGAAATCAAGGAGACCGTCATCGAGCCCATCTGGGACTGGTGGATGGAAGAAGGCAAGAACCGCGAGCGCCTCGGCGAACTCATGAAACGCCAGGGATTTCAGAAGCTCCTTGAGATGACGGGTTTCAAGCCGGATGCACGGATGGTTCAGGAACCGCGCACCAACCCGTACATTTTCTGGAAAGAAGAGGAGGTTGAAGGCGGATTTAAACGAGATATCAACGAATTCAGAAAATACCATCAGAGATAGGGGGTAAAGACTATGGCATTTATATCATCAGGTTATAATCCTAAAAAACCGATGGAAAACAGGATTACCGATATCGGGCCGCGGCATTTTGGAGAATTCTATCCGCCGGTTATTGCGAAAAACAAGGGTAAATGGCTGTACCATGAAATCCTGGAGCCCGGCGTTCTGGTGCATGTGGCCGAATCCGGCGATGAAGTCTACACCGTCAGAGTCGGCGGATGCCGTCTCATGAGCGTATCCCACATCCGTGAAATTTGCGAAATCGCCGACAAGCATTGCGACGGCCACCTGCGGTTTACCACCCGCAACAACATTGAGTTCATGGTGGACAGCAAGGAAAAAGTTGAGCCGCTGAAGCAGGATCTTT
This is a stretch of genomic DNA from Candidatus Desulfatibia profunda. It encodes these proteins:
- the dsrA gene encoding dissimilatory-type sulfite reductase subunit alpha, giving the protein MAKHETPLLDQLETGPWPSFVTDIKREAESRAKNERGVEYQIPQDCCDDLLGVLELSFKHGRTHWKHGGIVGVFGYGGGVIGRYCDQPQMFPGVAHFHTMRVSQPAGKFYTTKYLGEICDLWERRGSGLTNMHGSTGDIIFLGTTTPQLEEIFWELGHNLNQDLGGSGSNLRTPSDCVGQARCEWACFDTQAICHDLTVEYQDELHRPAFPYKFKFKFDGCSNCCVASIARADLAFVGTWRDDIKIDQEAVAAYVAGDLAPNGGAHAGRDWGPFDIQKEVIDLCPTRCMRYEDGKLTINTPECYRCMHCLNVMPRALRIGDDRGCSIFAGAKAPILDGAQMGSLIVPFIKVEEPYDEIKETVIEPIWDWWMEEGKNRERLGELMKRQGFQKLLEMTGFKPDARMVQEPRTNPYIFWKEEEVEGGFKRDINEFRKYHQR